In Haematobia irritans isolate KBUSLIRL chromosome 1, ASM5000362v1, whole genome shotgun sequence, a genomic segment contains:
- the LOC142231023 gene encoding uncharacterized protein LOC142231023: protein MPNESGDGSSATQLPSHAVKIPRFWREHPLLWFAQVEAQFALYQIEAERTKYHILIAELDTELLTHVSDIVLNPPNDVYSQIKNRLIEHFSVSEENRIKRLLNNMEIGQKKTSILLREMRSLSNGGVTEDFFRTMWMQRLPSHSQAILLTSTEPLDNLAKMADKIADMSTSGSVSEVIQGNAFDFTSMCKQIETQKRLSWKSSRRRSRSKKRDSSQHEVCYYHRRFGNHAKKCRKPCSFKPSHSENN, encoded by the coding sequence ATGCCGAACGAATCTGGAGATGGGTCTTCCGCGACTCAACTACCATCCCATGCCGTTAAGATACCAAGATTCTGGAGAGAACACCCATTACTTTGGTTTGCCCAGGTCGAAGCTCAATTTGCCCTATATCAAATTGAAGctgaacggacaaaataccacaTACTCATCGCAGAGTTGGACACCGAACTGCTAACCCACGTAAGCGATATAGTTTTGAATCCGCCTAATGATGTATATTCCCAGATAAAAAATCGGCTGATCGAACATTTTTCTGTGTCTGAGGAAAATCGCATAAAACGACTTCTTAACAATATGGAGATTGgtcagaaaaaaacaagtatattgtTGCGCGAGATGAGGAGTCTATCTAATGGTGGTGTCACCGAAGATTTTTTTAGAACCATGTGGATGCAAAGATTACCTTCTCATTCACAAGCGATTTTATTAACTTCTACCGAACCATTAGACAATCTTGCAAAGATGGCTGATAAAATAGCCGATATGTCCACTTCCGGAAGCGTATCAGAAGTCATACAAGGTAACGCATTTGATTTTACATCAATGTGCAAACAAATCGAGACACAGAAAAGACTTTCTTGGAAATCTTCAAGGAGACGATCCAGAAGCAAGAAAAGAGATAGTTCTCAGCACGAAGTATGTTATTATCATCGACGTTTTGGGAACCACGCCAAGAAATGCCGAAAACCTTGCTCATTCAAGCCTTCACACTCGGAAAACAATTAA